In Portunus trituberculatus isolate SZX2019 chromosome 46, ASM1759143v1, whole genome shotgun sequence, a single window of DNA contains:
- the LOC123519742 gene encoding uncharacterized protein LOC123519742 produces MTPSSLRILSSNVRGFRTNVGELTHAALKNKADIVVAVETFLNDSCVTTCDRIPGYTHWVRRDRTAGQGGGIALCHREGLQLQLLPVTVPEEMEMLFFRLLLADRTAVLLCPLYRPQWQQGAPLSFLTDQLDTIMATHSCQNTIIVGDLNQHLVNRAYTELITVHGLTNHVTFSTHARGASFDPVLTDLPADSVQCYQLDKVGSSDHNAVLCEVGLNPASEEGSQRTIWLWEKANWRGLRAELASTNWESTFTDDMNHNVATLTSLIISAQARHVPHRAYRVDPRDQPWFGYRCRQAADAKYKAWTRLKRRPSRRHKAQHRAACKNMARVATWARQRWELSLRRKLASNQTDPKQWWSLVKQRQGTVTQERIPP; encoded by the coding sequence atgacACCCAGTAGCCTCAGAATCCTGTCGTCAAATGTACGTGGATTCAGAACGAATGTCGGCGAGTTGACCCACGCAGCTCTCAAGAACAAGGCTGACATAGTGGTGGCCGTCGAGACGTTCCTGAATGACAGCTGCGTCACAACATGCGACAGGATACCTGGCTATACTCACTGGGTGCGGAGGGACAGAACAGCCGGGCAAGGCGGTGGTATAGCTTTGTGCCACCGTGAAGGTCTACAGCTGCAGCTATTGCCCGTCACAGTTCCTGAGGAGATGGAAATGCTATTTTTCCGCCTTCTCCTCGCTGACAGGACTGCTGTGCTGCTCTGCCCTCTGTACCGCCCCCAATGGCAACAAGGCgccccactctccttcctcacggACCAACTGGACACAATCATGGCCACCCACAGCTGTCAGAATACCATTATTGTGGGGGATTTAAACCAGCACCTGGTGAACCGAGCCTACACAGAGCTCATAACGGTCCACGGGCTCACCAACCACGTGACTTTCTCCACGCACGCGCGTGGTGCCTCCTTCGACCCTGTCCTGACCGATCTGCCGGCAGACTCTGTGCAGTGCTACCAACTTGACAAGGTTGGTAGCTCTGACCACAATGCGGTCCTCTGTGAAGTTGGTCTTAACCCagcaagtgaggaaggaagccagCGCACCATCTGGCTATGGGAGAAGGCTAACTGGCGGGGGCTCAGGGCAGAGTTAGCCTCCACCAACTGGGAATCCACGTTCACAGATGACATGAACCACAACGTGGCAACCCTCACCTCCCTTATCATATCAGCACAAGCCAGGCACGTCCCTCACAGGGCATATAGAGTCGATCCACGAGACCAGCCGTGGTTCGGCTACAGGTGCCGGCAAGCTGCTGATGCCAAGTACAAGGCCTGGACTCGTCTGAAGCGTCGTCCCTCCAGGCGCCACAAGGCCCAGCACCGCGCTGCTTGCAAAAACATGGCGAGAGTGGCTACATGGGCGAGGCAGAGGTGGGAGTTAAGTCTACGGAGGAAGCTTGCCAGTAACCAAACTGATCCCAAGCAATGGTGGTCCCTTGTGAAGCAGCGGCAGGGCACAGTCACACAGGAGAGGATCCCGCCCTAA